The Coffea arabica cultivar ET-39 chromosome 6e, Coffea Arabica ET-39 HiFi, whole genome shotgun sequence genome contains the following window.
CTGAATGCTCTGGATGGTATTCTGTAGATTGACCGACAGTGTATGGCATGTTGGCATGCAGAACTGGCTTAACAGCCAGTGAAGGTGTTTCATCTGACTCAACAAACTTTTGATCTTCAGAAGAAGTGGCCATAGACTCCAAAGTTGAATGAACAACATTCTGGACCAAAAGATGAACATCTGCATCAACCAAAGCGAAGCTGTTATCAGCTTGATGCTCACTTCCACGTTGATGTGTAAGATCTCCCTTGACAGCAGTGTCCTGAAATGATTTTGAGTCCCTAGAAGCAAGCTTCACATGTGGTTCAGGTGCTTCAGGAGCACTTGTGCTGTTAGAGACTTCATCAGCTCCTGACAAATCAACTCCGATCATGTGGTTGCCACTTGTATCAGTTGCCATCCAAGTTTCACGTTGATTTTCATCTACTGGAAAAGCAACCGATGCAGACATATCATTATCATCAGAGGCATTCTTGTCCCTCTCCTCCTTACCAGATTCAGATTCTCGTTCAGTAAAAGAAAGAGGTCTCTTAATTGACAGAGTTGGCATTTCCGTTTCCACATGAAAGTCAGATGACATAGAAGATGAAGAACAGTTCTTCCTAACTGCAGGTGGACTTGAATCATAAACTGGCTCCTTCTGTGGAGTATCACGGGCCATATTCAAATCTGACCCTTCTTCTGAAGGCCTTGCAGAAACACCAGCCTCTTCACCAACATCAATGCATCCTTCCACAAGATTAGAAAATCCTCCTACTTCCCTCTCTGAAGAGATCCTTTCACTCACATCTGACAATGAAGATGAGCTTGAAGTactttgatatacttgtttcaCAGCTTCTGCATTTGAACAAGTTTCAGTTTGATCCAATTCCATGCTACTGGAAAAGCTTCCTTCCTCAATTGATAGTGATTCAATTTTGTGATGACTATCAACATGCAGCAAACCAACTTTGACCCCATTCGCTTCCACATCTCTGTGCTCAATTTCGTCCAATTCCAAGGTGTCTGTTTCTTCAGAAGATTGGCTTCCATGTCCAACATGCTCCGAGACATGCTCTATCTTGGAGATATGCTCTTGTTCATGAGAAATATCCTCTTCAGTGGGGCTCTTATATTCTTTCATTGAGATGAGATCTGATTCTTGGGATATATCTTCTTCAGAGAGGTTCTTGTCATCCAGATCTCCAGCTGGGTCCATCAGCACCACCTCAGGAACTGAACTCAGTGCCTCTGCCTGATGAGAAATATTTTCTTCAACCAGGGACTTCTCATCTATGTCCCCAGCTGAAGCCACAGAATCTGTTTCAGGAACAGAACTTGCCTTGGAGTCACTAAGTTCACTGGATTGTCTTTGAAAAGATGAATAGCCTGCTCCATCTGAATCCATCCTTTCCGCGACAAAGTATGGTCTTAACCTGCTGTCTTGTCTCTCTTGCCTGCTTGGGCCAAAGATTGAAGGCCCTACATTAAAACTCTCATGCCTCCGGAAGAGGGGCTCTTTTGGTTGAAATGAGGTGAACTCTTGTTGGAAACTGTCTCCCATAAGATCAGGTTTCTCTTCACTTGAGTCATAAGGCAGATCAAAAGGGTTTCTCCTTGGCAGTAAAATAGATGGGGCAGATCCTGGTATTGGAGGAAGTCCCATATCATCATAGGAATCATAAGCAAGGTCAAAAGGATTGTTTCTTGCAGTTGAAATGGGTGCGACATTGAAAGGAAGATCGGCACTGTCCAAGTCTATCAAGTTCCTTTCGGCCATCATGCTCATGGTCTTCCGTGCTCTTCTTCTTGCTATAAGACTCTCCAAACGCTGGTTCCTTTCAAGCTCAGATGTCCCCAAGTCCATGAGATTCTTTTGATCCTCTTCTGTCCATGTAATAGCAGATTTTGTTTGGCCCTCTCTGTTTCCTTGTACTTCATCCTCATCATCGCCATCATCATTTTCCTCATCAGCAGCTTCCGCATCTTCCTGCTTTTCATCATTATCATCATCTGATTCACTACTGCTGTCACTGGATCTAAGAGAACGTTCTGAAGCAGCATCTGAGACATCATGTGACAATGAAACAGGTTGAGGAGCATCCTCATCTAAAAGGGGGTGGAGCTCATCAAGCATTGGAATTATGTCAGCCATGGAAGCATCAGGAGAGGAACTTTCAGCTCTATCAGACCCAGAATCCAAAGCCTCATCATCTTctacctcctcctcctcctcttcttcttctcgtTCCTCCCCTTCCTCGACATGTTTCCAAGGTGAGCCAGGAGGAGAATCTAGAGAATCTACATTCACCCTTTCAGAATCAAAGGATTCAGCTGGTGATTTATCATTTTCCAATTCAAGATCCTCATCATCTGTCTTAGCATTGCCATCAACTGGTCTGtcatcatttatttcatttttctcctCAAATCCCTCATCACGTAATTTTCTCCCTTCTTCCGCAACTAGCCTATTCTCAAATTCAATATCCTGACACCTTGCCTTGATGAGTGGAGCTCCATAGTCCACTCCATCACCTCGATGAAGCTCACTAGCCCTGTTTGCAATTGAACTTGCAACACCATTTAGCTGCTCTACCACATCCCCTCTCCTATCTGTGAACTTCTCAACATTGTAGCTCTCATTCTTCTCAACAACAACATCATCCCCAAATACCCCAGTTCTCAAAGATGCAATCTCATGGTTCGTTTTCTCATCTCTTTCGATTTCAGGTATATTCGGCTGCCCAAAACTTAAAAGGGTGCCCAGCAAAACAGCAGTGCAAACAAGAACAGGAGAAGCAGACACCAGTAAAGAAAACACAAAAGGAGATGATCTGTacagaaataataaaaaacacAGCATACCCACAAGGAACGGATGACTGCAAAATGATCTATAACATCTTTTGGTCGTAAAGATCACAATTTTCCTCATTTTAACCACCATCTCCAACATTTCAacagccatttttcttttttctcgaAACGCTCCCTTCTTCTTTTATCTTTGATAATCTGCACACAAATACATTTTTACAAACAATCCCCAGTTCCGTAAGATCAAGTCAATTCATATCTCAAACAGAAAACTAAATTAtgaagtacataaaccaaaaaccaacctaaagaATCAGAGAATTAAGTGAGGAAGAACAAAATTGTAGAATCAGATAATATTGCAATCAGTACCCAAAACCCAAACTATGGAAGataagatttgtttttcttttacagtggcagaaaaaaaaatgaatga
Protein-coding sequences here:
- the LOC113740115 gene encoding uncharacterized protein, producing the protein MAVEMLEMVVKMRKIVIFTTKRCYRSFCSHPFLVGMLCFLLFLYRSSPFVFSLLVSASPVLVCTAVLLGTLLSFGQPNIPEIERDEKTNHEIASLRTGVFGDDVVVEKNESYNVEKFTDRRGDVVEQLNGVASSIANRASELHRGDGVDYGAPLIKARCQDIEFENRLVAEEGRKLRDEGFEEKNEINDDRPVDGNAKTDDEDLELENDKSPAESFDSERVNVDSLDSPPGSPWKHVEEGEEREEEEEEEEVEDDEALDSGSDRAESSSPDASMADIIPMLDELHPLLDEDAPQPVSLSHDVSDAASERSLRSSDSSSESDDDNDEKQEDAEAADEENDDGDDEDEVQGNREGQTKSAITWTEEDQKNLMDLGTSELERNQRLESLIARRRARKTMSMMAERNLIDLDSADLPFNVAPISTARNNPFDLAYDSYDDMGLPPIPGSAPSILLPRRNPFDLPYDSSEEKPDLMGDSFQQEFTSFQPKEPLFRRHESFNVGPSIFGPSRQERQDSRLRPYFVAERMDSDGAGYSSFQRQSSELSDSKASSVPETDSVASAGDIDEKSLVEENISHQAEALSSVPEVVLMDPAGDLDDKNLSEEDISQESDLISMKEYKSPTEEDISHEQEHISKIEHVSEHVGHGSQSSEETDTLELDEIEHRDVEANGVKVGLLHVDSHHKIESLSIEEGSFSSSMELDQTETCSNAEAVKQVYQSTSSSSSLSDVSERISSEREVGGFSNLVEGCIDVGEEAGVSARPSEEGSDLNMARDTPQKEPVYDSSPPAVRKNCSSSSMSSDFHVETEMPTLSIKRPLSFTERESESGKEERDKNASDDNDMSASVAFPVDENQRETWMATDTSGNHMIGVDLSGADEVSNSTSAPEAPEPHVKLASRDSKSFQDTAVKGDLTHQRGSEHQADNSFALVDADVHLLVQNVVHSTLESMATSSEDQKFVESDETPSLAVKPVLHANMPYTVGQSTEYHPEHSVGDDVHVEGKEKQIFAHDQFTAEEKPTTEYSEELVFLDKSSDETYSRANHEGQESAVIAEEIIEELSSRDNSNITSPHELVQEASTKINSPTSPVSISILSETYESRAAEAYSDIESNSVHNFGNDDRLQALEDINFAAEATISQVNVEDIENDADEIKEIDEVLLSELDAVGDFSIKELLTTSNEFEKHVGSVEEGFSISDDTIRSTSPLDGDSIKMHESISIPPVMNAWPSEEDDVAQYVEEIKCISEPQTSVTNTTELANLSSGSSVEGVQIHIDSRSTEQEMLPRQNQIGLANPCTKQNAEEVMLDMPVIEAQSIQDVESSLKISELMSAEKVVMLGSTEIPPQSEANEASSSGMHVLEARMHLGAELTFEDTTPFGSWDHGLHEGSSPSEHKMDFPPSQLEDADLDLRQSNKIGVEREMLPDSISDGLHEAEIKYLERKDSELSISGTGSLKDPSLDLRQASEHQQDKVLESSALFEQNEAGTSRYLQSNTNELGVQEESNGADEKLDLNNVESPESLSTDLASNQGEKSHKSSTRSSSSSDSSSSDSDKE